Genomic segment of Zingiber officinale cultivar Zhangliang chromosome 11B, Zo_v1.1, whole genome shotgun sequence:
TCACTTTGTCTCGCGTACGAGACAAAGACCAAGGCGATGATATCATAAAGCTATCATTCATTGGCCCAGAATTGTGTGATGTTTAACCATCTCTTCATTGTTTCGTATGGAGCAAGTTATGGGTTGCGATACGAACAAGTTTTGGGAGAAGTCGCAATATCCGTATGGCAAGGTGCAAATTCAAGTCCAGGATTAACATAAGAACTTGAATATCGATGATGGTGTCGGATATGTCTTTGCTTCTTAATTTGTTCTCCCTTCTTTTGACAGGACACCTTCTCGAAGCTTGCTTGTTTGCTTGGTGAAATCACATTTTTCTTGGGGTCTTTCATGTTAAAATTCATACAGGAATGTGAACTCAATGTCATAATATAATTCAAAATGTGGCAATTTAGAGAAGAGCCTTTTGTAGTGCAAACCAGGAAAAAGCATAGCGTTTGCAATGATAAACTAATTCTGGCCTTTCACCAAATAAGACATGAGAATGTCTttggttcatttttttttttaattttaaggaattgaAATTTGAAGTCTTCGTCCATCAATTGCTGTATTTCTTCACTTAACGGTTCAATTTATTATCAGTAGTAGGCAACTTGCGATACAACACATCGTGCTTGCTGTGCCTGactttttcaattttcaattttcaattttttattttatattttaaaaacacttttccgctttgaatttttattttactgatttttaaaatttaactaaatagTAATTTGACTCGTGGGTCTAGCCCACAAGCACTGATAGCTGAAGTTTAGGCCCATGCTCAACAAGCTCATGTTGTACAGGCGCGCAGCAAGCTCATGTTTTGTCGTGACTGACCCAGCATATCCCATTCATCTATTGTCCTATTTGAGGAAGATCTTTTTGCAATCCTAGCAACTGTGTAAATAATTATGAACGGGGGAGAATTTCTCTAATCTTCTGATACCTTTCTTTTCATAAGAACTTTTGCCGGCCATGGGGAATTAGGGAATCAGAATGCGGAAAAAGAGTGAGTAAGCTGATTCATAAACCTAAGACAGTATTCAGTATTCACAAAAGATGAAGCAGTCGATCAGTTATCCTTTGTGATGCCTAGTAAATGACATTCGCTAATGCGTAGAATTGAACTGACGTGCAAGGATACAGATAaatgtcttcttcgatgcgataTTTAATCCATCACAGGGAATCCCACCATCCAACCTACGATATTCAATATCTGCGCAAGAAATCAGCTGTTATCATGGTGAGACAAGTGAAGTGGAACCACCATCGACACCACTAAAAAGACACGAACAAAGTTACAAATCCGTGGTTGCAGCTGCACCTCAAACTCCAGGCACATTCACATTAATTGTCACTTGAGCGCGCAGGACAATGCTTGATGTGTCAATTGAAATAAACAGAGAGAGGGAAGCCATGATCAATGCATGAATCGAAAGCAAGCATCTATGTTACTCAGGTTCTTGTGGTGCGGCCAAGAGCATCAGCCAAAAGGCTGAGATATGCACAGGTGCGATGACCTGCCTCCCCAGCACGTTCTATGTCCCTGCTTGCTTACCCTTACCTTTTTGCTCACACCTTGAGCACCAAAAATGTATATACATATCCACCCATGAATCACAGATAAGATTTGCAATATTAAACTCAATTAAGGTTCTGAGACATCCTAGCAAATTCTCAATTTTGTTAGTAAATTGGCAAACTGAGCCAAAACAGAGTACAGGTGAGTCCCGGCATATTCCATATTCCGGGCGGGGTTTCTCTCCCCTTTTGCTCTCGCGACTATTATAGCAAAAGGCGAATGCATATATCAATCCATGAAGCATAGACGGTTAATGTTAATGTGAAACCCTTCATTTGCACCATTTACTACAAAAATGAAGGACCCAcccaagaataagaaaggattctaaCCAGAGGATAAAGGTACAAATTCCATGTCTTGATAGGTGGGAAACACATATTTCCCACTAGCCTCTGTACAAGAAAGAAGTGATCACAAGTTGGCTATCTATGTCCCAAATGGAATCTATACCAACGAGAGAGCACAAATATCAATAGAAAAGAAATATGAACATTCATGGAAGATTATAAAAGGACATCAGTAATCATAAAATGTTTACCTCTGATTTGTACTCTTAAATTGTGATCATATATGCTAAAAACGACCGTCGTTTATAAGATGGAGGCCAAATAAAGACAAATTACAGTTCAATGTGAAAGCCAACTGAACCAGCAAAAGCGAGCAAACTTGATGTGGCCCAACCAATCAATAATCTGTCATTTTAACAGCTTGCTCTGCATTCATGGAGACATTGTTTCTGCTTGGATCAATTAGTTGAACAGTCTAATGTAAAACAATTGTCAACTCAAGTATTCAACAAAATCATAGTGAGCTGTTGAACAAACCTAGACCTACCAAAAACTTCCACAAAACTTTGCCCAACCTAAGCACGTGCTCAGTTCAATGATTGCAACATTTACAACTGTTGAACTATAAAAAGCCAACCACATGAGGGAAAGCAGAAAGAACAGGCTGCTGAGGCAAATTGACTTGTCTAAATCTGGTGCAAAGATGACTATATGTATATAATAACCAACGATAAAATGCCCAACTGATTGTTTAACAAAGAAAATATACAAGCACAATCTACTTTCACTTAGAATTGAATCTGCCTCATTAAAGCAATATCTATAAATATGTATGAGCAAATCATTTCTGAAATTGTCAATATCTCACTCGAAATACATCTTTGAAAAAGACCATGAGCATACATCAGATTCCATGACATCCTTAGTAATAATAAACAGTAGCATCATACCAAGTAAATGTTCCTAAAACATTGAAAGTTAGGAAATCAAGGAAAAAACACAAGAGATGACAAGATAAAGGTTTTGCTGCTAGAAGGACTTATCATTACAGACCAAATGTTTTTATCATCAAGGTTCAGCCTTCACTTTAACATGTTAATAAGTCATATTTTCGAAAGTgcactattttattttaattagcaCGATGAAATCCAAGCAACAGATATAGATAGTTTTTCATTAAGACAAGAAAAAACACCAAAGTCACTTTCGCAGTTAACAAACAGCAAACCATCAGGATAGTTGCTGAGCTGTAAAAACAGGGGGGAAAAGCAACTGACAAGAATACaccaaatttttacaaatttcaaaattttctcctTAACAGGAGTGGTGGATGCTGACAAAGGTTGGGCGTAGGGAAGTTAGTATATAAAGAGTTCAACTAGTCACTAGCCATAATTCAGAACTCTCTTGAATTGCCTTTCTAGGTTTCCATGGAAGATAATCGTCCAAGAGAACTGCAACTACTAGTGCAGTCCTCAGCCTCTCTTCCTTCTGAATCGCCAAAGTCCATGGTAGGATTTGATCTTACTACCCATTCTCTGCCTGACCTTAATCTATCAATGAGTGTTAGGACACCATGGACATCTGTGAAAGAGGAACCAAACAGCTATGCCAAAAAATTACAATTATTAAGGCAGCATACTGCTGAGCAGATCCGACTTGCAGCTGTTGAGAAGGCTTATATTGAGAGAACAAGGGAGCTAACAAGGAGGGAGCTGGACTTAGCAAAGAAAGAGTTTGCACGAGCCAAGCTAGTATGGGAGCAAGCAAAAGCAGAGGTGGAGAAAGCAGAGAGGCTAAAGGagatagcaaccagaagggtcaGCTCTACTTGCATGGAGATCACTTGCCACAATTGTCATCAATCATTCCAAGCATAGAATAACTTAGAATGTAAGGTTCAGGTTCTTGCTAGTAAATGGATCATAATCATAAAATGAGCGTCTCTCAAGTCAATCCATTTCAAACAATTATGCATCATTATCCTTGCAATTCTACTTTGGCATTTTAACACATTCTAAGCCATTTGAGCTAAAAAGTGAATAATAAATTGATACAAATATTGCAAAAAATGGAATTCCCAACTAGTTGACCTGTCTGATATTGATatttattcttgaattttttatgTAATCTGTGATGCAGCAGTCATCTTCGCCTGAAAATTGAGATAAGAGAACTGAAACCTCTGCATGTTTGTCATCAGTGAATATACGTGGAACTCCTGTTCAAATAGAAAGAAGAGATTCAGACCACAAAAATCTTTCCCACAATAGGAAAAGTAGCCTATTACTTTCATATTTGTGTTTGTGCCAAACACCGTTGCAAATTTCATAACGATTCAGAACTACAATAGCTCAAAAAATAAAGTACAATAACTCTCTTTTTCATTGTACATTCATAATTTGTCACTTCACACTAGTAAACTTCAAACTCCTAGCTTCAATTAAAGGGGAACTGGAGATAATACTCAAGAATATATAATAGATCATGATGTCTTCTCCAACATATCTCCTCTCAAACTCAATCCTCCATCTCTTG
This window contains:
- the LOC122034008 gene encoding protein indeterminate-domain 16-like, yielding MEDNRPRELQLLVQSSASLPSESPKSMVGFDLTTHSLPDLNLSMSVRTPWTSVKEEPNSYAKKLQLLRQHTAEQIRLAAVEKAYIERTRELTRRELDLAKKEFARAKLVWEQAKAEVEKAERLKEIATRRVSSTCMEITCHNCHQSFQA